In one Sporomusa sphaeroides DSM 2875 genomic region, the following are encoded:
- a CDS encoding acyltransferase, translating into MKLNQMPQREKIDAIYIVRALTIIGVILVHISSVPVGMVTPESKTFAIYNFINIFSKFGTPTFIFLSAFVLFYSYFYRPFTGNLILRFYKRRFLYVLLPYLIFSLGYYGMQCYVDGKGWEEFISHASFTEFLYMLLMGKAFYHLYFVFISIQFYFLFPALLWLLQRYRYLTRHLIWTGIVLQWAFVLVNQWEWQYADKGSLCFSYISYYFLGAFLGIHYESVEKWVLLTRERIRSYQIWLWLILYLGWGSAAIANVYIWYQLRAYGIIQHVLVYEALWHLHAYITALILFQVSCFLIDRLSRVWVNTLLHLGTVSFGVYLLHAGLLDFYFSIPVGDSPPIYHLFVIGGFLWTLLSSWTIVGLAFQLTNRAWILFGPLPATNLLRQEYTGETEGVPRIQAQ; encoded by the coding sequence ATGAAGTTAAATCAAATGCCGCAAAGGGAAAAAATCGATGCGATCTATATCGTTAGGGCCTTAACCATTATTGGAGTCATACTAGTTCATATCTCGTCTGTACCTGTTGGAATGGTAACTCCGGAATCAAAAACATTTGCCATTTACAATTTTATCAATATTTTTAGCAAATTCGGAACTCCTACATTTATTTTCCTTAGTGCCTTTGTATTGTTTTACAGCTATTTTTATCGTCCCTTTACCGGAAATTTGATTTTGCGATTTTATAAACGACGTTTTCTGTATGTTTTGCTTCCTTACCTGATTTTTTCGCTGGGCTATTATGGTATGCAATGTTATGTGGATGGGAAAGGCTGGGAAGAGTTTATTAGTCACGCTTCGTTTACGGAGTTTCTTTATATGTTGCTTATGGGGAAAGCATTTTACCATCTCTATTTTGTTTTTATTAGCATTCAATTTTATTTCCTATTTCCTGCCCTGCTATGGTTGTTACAGCGATATCGTTATCTTACCAGACATTTGATCTGGACAGGCATTGTCCTGCAATGGGCGTTTGTGCTGGTTAATCAGTGGGAGTGGCAATATGCTGATAAAGGCTCTCTTTGTTTTTCATATATCTCGTATTATTTCTTGGGCGCTTTCTTAGGAATTCATTATGAATCTGTTGAAAAGTGGGTTTTGCTTACCCGAGAACGCATTCGATCATATCAAATCTGGCTTTGGCTGATTTTGTATTTGGGTTGGGGCTCAGCGGCAATCGCCAATGTCTATATCTGGTATCAGTTAAGGGCATATGGCATTATCCAGCATGTATTGGTGTATGAGGCGCTATGGCATCTTCATGCTTACATAACTGCTCTGATCCTGTTTCAGGTCTCCTGCTTTTTAATTGACCGCCTAAGCCGCGTGTGGGTTAATACTCTCTTGCATCTTGGTACAGTTTCTTTCGGCGTATATCTTCTGCATGCCGGGTTGTTGGATTTTTACTTTAGCATCCCGGTGGGAGATTCACCGCCTATTTATCATTTATTTGTGATAGGAGGATTTTTGTGGACACTTTTAAGCTCGTGGACAATCGTTGGGTTGGCGTTTCAATTAACCAATAGGGCCTGGATACTTTTCGGCCCTCTACCGGCGACGAATCTGCTCCGGCAAGAGTATACAGGGGAAACGGAAGGAGTTCCTCGTATACAGGCACAATGA
- a CDS encoding class I SAM-dependent methyltransferase: MANSLNIKPLINENSISFDSYEKMAEYYFECVDTKPFNAYYERPATLSLLPDINGKKVLDAGCAAGWYSKWLLDNGAKVTAIDFSPHMIEMTRKRIGEQADIRMADLNEPLNFIEDKSIDVIVSSLTLHYIKDWNPVMAEFNRILKPLGSLVLSVHHPFMDFTYFHRENYFLTEIIEDEWDTN, translated from the coding sequence TTGGCAAATTCATTAAATATTAAACCATTAATAAATGAGAACTCAATATCTTTTGATTCGTATGAGAAAATGGCAGAATATTATTTTGAATGTGTTGATACGAAGCCATTTAATGCATACTATGAAAGGCCGGCTACACTGTCATTGCTTCCTGATATTAATGGGAAAAAGGTGCTAGATGCCGGGTGTGCTGCAGGATGGTACAGTAAATGGTTGTTGGATAATGGTGCAAAGGTAACAGCAATAGATTTTAGTCCTCATATGATAGAAATGACGAGGAAGAGAATCGGTGAACAGGCTGATATTAGAATGGCTGATCTCAACGAACCGCTAAATTTCATCGAAGATAAATCAATAGACGTTATTGTGTCATCCTTAACACTTCACTATATTAAAGACTGGAATCCCGTAATGGCTGAGTTTAATAGAATACTAAAGCCATTAGGTTCTTTAGTATTATCAGTGCATCATCCGTTTATGGACTTTACATATTTTCATAGAGAAAACTATTTTTTAACAGAGATTATAGAAGATGAGTGGGATACTAATTGA
- a CDS encoding IS3 family transposase, whose amino-acid sequence MLRKEQQVIYQFIYDHRSKFAVRELCRVLSISKSSYYNWVKAGCPKPFAKDAVLVAHIQQIERENDHNYGVQKVYEELNGKGVSVGRSRVQRIMHQHGIKAQIKSKYKPQTTKADPNEQAFPNLLNQKFDVTDFNAVWLADLTYVRVGGKWCYLAAVLDLARRKLVGWALGNRPTAELAAKALNMAILRERPPKGLMHHSDMGSQYTSKKYKDILKENGMIGSMSRKGNPYDNAPMESFFHLFKGEHVKKRYFATIGQAAASFKSWFDYYNTKRRHSALGGISPLMYEIRRYSPFNLSA is encoded by the coding sequence ATACTTCGCAAAGAACAGCAAGTAATCTATCAATTCATTTATGACCACCGCTCGAAATTTGCTGTTCGAGAATTATGCCGCGTACTATCAATTTCCAAGAGCAGTTATTATAACTGGGTCAAAGCGGGCTGTCCAAAACCTTTTGCAAAAGATGCTGTTTTAGTGGCACATATACAGCAAATTGAACGTGAGAATGATCATAACTATGGCGTTCAGAAGGTGTATGAAGAATTAAACGGAAAAGGAGTTTCCGTAGGCCGCAGCCGGGTGCAGCGTATCATGCATCAACATGGGATCAAAGCTCAGATTAAAAGTAAATATAAGCCACAAACAACTAAAGCCGATCCAAATGAACAGGCGTTTCCCAATCTTCTAAATCAAAAATTCGATGTGACCGATTTTAATGCCGTGTGGCTTGCTGATCTTACTTATGTTAGAGTTGGCGGTAAATGGTGCTATTTGGCGGCTGTATTAGATCTTGCAAGAAGAAAACTAGTAGGCTGGGCATTAGGAAATCGGCCAACGGCAGAATTAGCTGCTAAAGCACTGAATATGGCTATTTTGCGGGAGCGGCCGCCTAAAGGCCTTATGCATCATTCAGACATGGGCAGTCAGTACACCTCTAAAAAATACAAAGACATATTAAAGGAAAACGGCATGATCGGCAGTATGAGCCGCAAAGGTAATCCGTACGACAATGCACCTATGGAATCTTTTTTCCACTTGTTTAAAGGTGAACATGTTAAAAAACGCTATTTTGCCACAATTGGCCAAGCCGCTGCAAGCTTCAAAAGTTGGTTTGATTATTACAATACCAAAAGACGTCATAGTGCATTAGGTGGCATTTCTCCGCTAATGTACGAAATCAGGAGATACTCGCCATTTAACCTGTCCGCGTAG
- a CDS encoding transposase: MKGKRFDSEFKKDIVKLYINGERTCPSLAEELGLHENTIYKWIQQYKENPEQAFPGSGNLKPDADELRKAQRKIKELENEVAILKQAAVYFAKNSK, encoded by the coding sequence ATGAAAGGAAAACGATTTGATTCAGAATTTAAGAAAGATATTGTAAAACTATATATAAATGGAGAGCGCACCTGCCCCAGCTTAGCTGAAGAGTTAGGCCTGCATGAAAATACAATTTATAAATGGATTCAGCAGTATAAAGAAAATCCAGAGCAAGCTTTCCCCGGCTCTGGGAACCTTAAGCCCGATGCTGACGAGCTGCGGAAAGCACAACGTAAAATCAAAGAATTAGAAAATGAGGTAGCCATTTTAAAGCAAGCGGCGGTATACTTCGCAAAGAACAGCAAGTAA